A genomic stretch from Oligoflexus sp. includes:
- a CDS encoding prepilin-type N-terminal cleavage/methylation domain-containing protein — translation MRGRPQKFSRESGLSLIEVMITLGILGIAGVVGSQFLPKVDASRYRIEAMGSRDAISMRVRRVITKQNLIFSAQAFPDPGNRLLLNCVDMNPATTCNATQSNAMQTFRLGYPFQSGATAVAGPDQTPIRYDHNGGACPPVGRCNAEFDARAFFYAQCADEAASCGDALSVRVRYQIRNTSLKGQPVLASSPPDDEFTDANRGIIAIVIQDKTLKGVCPPFSVLRSVDQTGQLNCVCQPGSTQTGTNMGQVICSPTTITCPNNQTHRLIGYTPTMQPICVPRPQFTCTEVTNEQACMGVIQSIRLGGCRVEQNYQAKKGSSNSYVTCDGNKHLCCTE, via the coding sequence GCATACTCGGGATTGCGGGCGTGGTGGGATCTCAGTTCCTGCCCAAGGTGGATGCGAGCCGCTATCGCATTGAAGCGATGGGATCGCGCGATGCCATCAGCATGCGCGTGCGCCGCGTCATCACCAAACAGAACCTTATTTTCAGTGCCCAGGCCTTTCCCGATCCGGGCAATCGTCTCCTCCTCAATTGCGTGGATATGAATCCGGCCACCACCTGCAACGCGACGCAAAGCAATGCGATGCAGACTTTCCGTCTGGGCTATCCCTTTCAAAGCGGTGCGACAGCGGTGGCAGGTCCCGATCAGACGCCCATCCGCTATGATCACAACGGTGGAGCCTGCCCGCCCGTCGGCCGCTGCAATGCCGAGTTTGATGCGCGCGCCTTCTTCTATGCGCAATGCGCGGATGAAGCGGCCAGCTGCGGCGATGCCCTGAGCGTCCGGGTGCGCTATCAGATCCGGAACACGAGTTTGAAAGGCCAGCCCGTTCTGGCCTCGTCTCCCCCGGATGATGAATTCACCGATGCCAATCGTGGGATCATTGCCATTGTGATTCAGGACAAAACTCTGAAAGGCGTCTGTCCTCCATTTTCGGTGCTTCGTTCGGTGGATCAGACGGGACAATTGAACTGCGTATGCCAGCCGGGTTCGACTCAGACGGGAACCAACATGGGCCAGGTCATCTGCTCGCCGACCACCATCACCTGTCCGAACAATCAAACGCACCGTTTGATCGGTTATACGCCGACCATGCAGCCCATCTGCGTGCCGCGGCCGCAGTTCACCTGCACCGAGGTCACCAACGAGCAGGCGTGCATGGGCGTGATCCAATCCATCCGGCTCGGGGGCTGCCGCGTGGAACAGAATTATCAGGCGAAAAAAGGCTCATCCAACTCCTATGTGACCTGTGATGGGAATAAACATCTGTGTTGTACCGAATGA